TTTGCAACAAAACAAGCTTATCAAGAAGCAAAAATGGATGAAGATTCACGTCAAGTTTTACGAACAAAAATTGACGACTTTAAACAACAGTTTTATTCTGTTCGAAAAGCTGTTAAAGAATTATCATCTTTTCTAGAAGGGAAACAAAAACTAGACTTAGAAAAAGTAGAAGTCCTACTAACTGAATTGAAAACTGCATACGAATTCGCTTTACAGGCGTTTAATCAATCAAGTTCCTATTACAAATCAGTTGAGCAGTTGAAAGAACAAATGATACGAGTGACTGAGCAGTTATCAGTTTTAGAAAAGAAGTTCGGACAAGTTGAAGATTTATATGATGTGATTAGAGGGCATAATCATTTGAAATTGTCCTTTGAACGTTATATTCAGATAGAATATCTCGAGCAGATGATCCAATCTGCAAATGAACGTCTTCGAGATGTCTCGAATGGCCAGTTTGAATTGATACGAAGCGATCGACAAGAAGTCCGAGGACGTCAAAGTGGATTAGGACTTGATGTATATGATGCTTATACGGGACAAACCCGTGATGTTAAAACGTTATCAGGCGGAGAGAAATTTAATGCATCCCTTTCATTGGCATTAGGCATGGCGGATATAATACAAAGTTTCCAAGGGGCTGTTTCGATAGATACGATGTTTATTGATGAAGGCTTTGGTACTTTGGATGAGGAATCATTAACAAAAGCGATTGATACATTAATTGATTTACAAAGAGCTGGGCGCATGATTGGTGTTATTTCACACGTAGAAGAATTAAAAGCAGCCTTTCCAGCGATTCTAGAAGTAAAGAAATCGAAAGAGGGGCATAGTCAAACGTCATTTTTAATTAAATAAGTAGTACAACTCCACTTTAACGTGGAGTTTTTTACGCTAGACAGAAAGCTTGGCATCATTAGATGATTTGATAGATTTACTATCTTCTAAAAACAATTGAAAAATGGAAGTTTAATTTTTCTGTAATATATTGCATTATTCGACAGGGCGTTGTATGATAGATTTACTTCAGCGATATATCGCATATAAGTGAGTCGCAACTTAGGGGGAACGGGCTTATGGAAAAGAAACTATCATCTTCGTCGTATCTAGTCATTGGCGTCATGTTATTCGCGTTATTTTTCGGGGCAGGAAATTTAATTTTTCCAGCACAGTTAGGACAAAATGCGGGAACAAATTTATGGCCAGCAATTTTTGGGTTTTTAATTACAGGAGTCGGACTACCGTTTTTAGGAATCCTTGCTATGGGGTATTCAGGAAGCCGGAACTTACAAGAACTTGCTAGCCGTATTCATCCGCTATACGCGGTCATTTTTACATCATTACTTTATTTAACAATTGGACCTTTCTTTGCAGCGCCGCGTACGGGAGCCGTTGCATTTGATATAGCGATTATGCCATTTGTTGGTGATGGTAATGCACAGATTGCATTACTGATTTTCACATTAGTTTTCTTCGGAATTACACTTTGGCTTTCTTTAAATCCAGCGAAAATTGTAGATCGGGTTGGAAAAGTATTATCGCCGGGGATAATCATCTTACTAATCGCTTTACTTGCGATGGTCGTAATCAAACCGATGGGCGCTATTGAAAGTCCACAAGATTCCTATAGTACAGGGGCATTTGTAACAGGGTTTACAGAAGGGTATAACACGATGGATGCACTTGCATCACTTGTTTTTGGAATTATCGTCATTAATGCAATCCGTTCTATGGGTGTGACAAGTAAACGAGGTATTTTAGCTGCAACTGCTAAAACAGGTGTGGTTGCAACAGCGTTCTTAGCCATCATTTATGTAGGAATTGGCTATTTAGGCGCGACAAGCACAGAGAGGTTTGGGCTATTTGATACAGGTGGTCCAGTACTAAGTCAAGCCTCTACTTATTATTTTGGAACGTTTGGATTGGTGTTATTAGGTGTTGTTATTATACTTGCATGCTTAACGACGGCGATCGGTCTTATGACGGCTTGCGGAGAATATTTCCATACATTAATGCCGAAAGTTAGTTACAAAATGTTCGTAGTAATTTTCACAACATTTTGTTTTGTTGTTGCAAACTTTGGATTATCGAATATTATTACCTATTCAATTCCGCTATTAATGTTTATATATCCACTTGCGATTGTATTGATCCTATTAACATTTACGTCATCATTATTTAATCATTCTAGAATCGTGTATGTAGCAGCAACAACTGTTGCGTTTATGATTAGTACAATCGATGGCTTCAAAACGTTCTGTGAGATCATTGGTATTGAATACTTCGAATGGTTAGCGCCAATCGTTAAGTTTTACGAACAGTCATTGCCGTTTTATAATGACGGGCTCGGATGGTTACTTCCAGTTGTTACAACGATGGTGGTGACAGGAATTATCGTTCGATTGCAACAACTAGCAACGGTTCGTGCATAAAATCTCCCTCTCTTTATCAGGTGAAAATGATAGAGGGGGGAGTTTTAATATATATAAATCTTTACGTGAAATGAAATTAGTACTTAACTTAAAAGAGTTAATATTTATAATCATCGATATATTCTTACTTATTAGGAGGGGTGGAAATGGTTACATTTATAGCGTCAATCGTATTGCTAATCGTTGGGTATATGATTTATTCGAAGGTAGTAGAAAAGGCATTTAGTATAGACGATTCACGTCAAACGCCTGCATATACAGTCAATGATGGGATGGACTATGTACCAATGAGTTGGTGGAAAGGTTGGCTCATACAGTTATTAAACATTGCTGGATTAGGACCTATCTTCGGAGCGGTTGCTGGTGCTTTATATGGGCCGGTCGCCTTTATTTGGATAGTGGTTGGAGCAATTTTTGCAGGCGGTGTTCATGATTATTTTTCTGGGATGCTGTCATTAAAACATAAGGGGGCACAATTTCCAGAAATTGTTGGAAAATACTTAGGTCCATTTGCAAAGAAATCGATTATTGGTGTTTCGCTTATCTTAATGATCTTAGTTACCGCAGCGTTTACTGCAGGTCCGGCACAGTTACTTGCACAAGTCACACCTCTTTCCTTTATCGGCGCGATTTTCGTTGTTTTCGCGTATTTCTTTATCTCTGCAATCTTACCGATTAATAAAATAATAGGCAGAATTTACCCGATATTCGGAGCGGTTATTATTATTATGGCGGTCGCAATTGGAGCAGTTCTTGTTTTTGGCAATTATACAATTCCTAACTTAACATTAAGTAATATGCATCCGGGGGAGTTACCTGTTTGGCCCCTTCTAATGGTTACAATTTCTTGCGGAGCCATTTCTGGGTTTCACTCGACACAAAGTCCAATCGTGTCTAGAACGATGAAAAAAGAATCGGAAGGACGTAAAATTTTTTACGGTGCAATGATTGGAGAAGGTGTTATTGCATTAATTTGGGCAGCAGCTGGAATGACATTTTTCGGAGGAACTGGTGGGTTACAATCCGCACTAGCAGCGGGCGGTCCAGCAGGCGTTATTAATGAAATGTCTACCACAATGTTAGGAACGGTCGGCGGTGTTTTAGCGATTCTTGCAATTATAATTCTACCAATTACCACTGGTGATACAGCTCTCCGTTCTTCAAGGATGATTGTCATGGATGCTGTTTCAAAATGGATTGACCCCGATAAAAAGGGTACTGTCATTATGGCAACGGTCTTATTAGGGACACCAGCATTTTTATTGTCGATGATTGATTATACATTTTTATGGAGATATGTAGGTGGGACTAACCAAATCACTGCAACAATTATGTTGTGGGTTGTTGTTTCCTATTTATTAAAAGAAGGAAGAGCCCACGCCCATTATATTGCAGGGATTCCTGCCTTATTTATGACTGGTGTTGTTACGACGTACTTCGTATTTGCACCGGAAGGCCTAAATTTAGACTATACGATTTCGCTAATCATTGGCGGAGCTTTAACATTTGGCGTATTCCTGCTTTACGTTAGACAAATTATCCGTCACAAAGAAATTGCAGCTAAAAATCTAGTATTAGAATAATATTTAAATAAAAAACTGATTTCCATATTGGAAATCAGTTTTTTAATGAGCGAAATTCTTCGATTGCGCGTAACCAGTTTTCACGCATAATTTTCGAGGCAGTTTCACCTTCGCGTTTTTTCATAAGATTAATGATATCAGTGTGGTCTTGAATGGAACTTTCTGTTAAGACGATAGAGTTATGGAAAAATAGTCTTCTTACATGAGCTTGTAAGTTGGATACAAGTGAAGTGATATATGGATTATTCGCTGTATCCCCAATAATTTGATGAAATGCTTCATCGATTTTTAATGCTTTGAAAAACTGCTTATCATGAATTGCTTCAGCAAATTGTTCATTTGTTTCTTCTAGCAGCTGTATCGTTTCATCAGTCAAATTAGGAATCGCGAGTTCTGCTGATAGCGCTTGCAGAACGGCGAGCGGTGGAAGTAAATCGATAATTGAATCTGCTTCGACCTCTGTCACTTGTGTTGCTTTCCCGGGAAACATTTCAACGAATCCTTGAACTTCTAATAGTTGAAGAGATTCGCGAATCGGCGTCCGGCTTACACCTAGCGCTTTTGCGAGTTCAACGTCATTGAGCTTTTCAGAAGGTTTTAATGTTCCATCTATGATCCACTCCTGTATTTGCTGAAATGCATTTTCTTTCGCGGTTAAGCGTCTTGGCCTCTCGAAATTCGTTGGTATGGGCATTGCTGACCAATCCTCCTCACAGAACCATTTTATCTATTATACAACAAGAATGATTTAAACGGTATACAATATATTGCGTTTCAATAAATTATTTAACTTTCAGTTGTCGTTTTTATTAATGAAATTCCTAAATTACTTGTAAAGATACTTTCCAACAGGTTGAATTCTAGTGTGATAAATCGAATTCCCCTCACTATGTTGAAAAGTGAGGGGCGATTTCCTAGTACGAAAAAAACTCGCTGTTAGGCTTTATAATTGTATAAAGGTTTAATAATTTCTACAATTTCTACAGAATCACCAATGTGACGGATGATATCTTCCATCTTCTTATAAGCGAAAGGGGATTCATCGATGGTTGATTTTGTCACAGAAGTACTCCAGACATCTTGCATGGCATCTTCAAATTCCGCAAGCTTTACATGTCTTCTTGCTTGCGTACGGCTCATCGTTCGACCTGCACCGTGAGGACCAGAGAAATTCCAATCAGGGTTTCCTTTTCCGCGACAAATGAGGGAACCATCACGCATATTCATCGGAATGATCACGATTTCATCTTTCTGAGCAGAAATTGCACCTTTTCTTAAAATCATATTGTCCAAGTCAACGTAGTTGTGAATCGTGTCAAATGTATTGATATCATTCCATCCCATGCCCCTCATAATTACTTCTGCCATCGTTTGCCGATTAACAGCAGCATACTGCTGGGCAATTCCAACATCGTGTAAATAATCTTGCATTTGCTCGCCTTCTAAATAGGCGGTATTCCTATCCAAATTTTCACGGTCTGGTCGCGAATCTAATTGCTGAATCGCTAACTCTTGATAATGGTCCGAAATTTGTTTTCCAGGATTACGACTTCCTGAATGAATCACGAGATAAATCTTGCCTTTAGAATCTTCATTTATCTCAATGAAGTGGTTTCCGCCGCCTAGCGTACCAACACTATTTCTCGCTCTTCCTTCATTAATAGGCGCAAGAATTTCAGTGAAGGGTATCTGGTTAGCATTGCGATGAGCCTTTCTACGAATCTTCATGCCGCTTGGCACATTTCTGCGAATGACTTGATCGAGTTTATGAAAATCGATATCTTTTTTCTTAACGTCAATATTCACGCATATCATTCCACAGCCTAAATCAACACCGACAAAGTTAGGGACTATTTTGTCTGTAATTGTCATAGTCGTCCCAACGGTGCACCCTTTACCGGCATGTAAATCAGGCATCATTCGAATTTTAGAGTCTTGGAGAAATTCAAGATTACATAAATCGTATACTTGCTGTTTTGCAGTATCCTCAATCACATCTGTAAATACAATTGCTTCATTATAACGACCTTTAATTTCTATCAAAATTCATGCTCCTTTTTAAATTGTTCTCTTATACCATAAAGAGATATCATTCTTATCTAATGCCGCATACGATTGGCTTTCGTATTGAAGTATAAATCCTCGTGCTTCGTAAAAAGGAATCCCGTATTCATTCCCTTTTGCGACCGCCACCCATTGTTCTTCAGCTCCATAGTTATATTTTTGAATTTTGGTAAAGTGATTGAGCAGACGCGTGCCAACCCCTTTACCGCGCTCCTCAGGATGTAAGTACAACACATAGACCTCTCCATCTGTTTCATCCCTCATCCCACCGCCAATCACACCAATAATATTACCTTTTTCTTCAGCGACGATGTAGCCGTGCCATTTGGCGTTAATGCACGCAATCTCTTCGGAAAGTCTATCCAAATTGTAATATCGATGGATGATTGTCTGGATATTCGATTCAGAAAATATATTTTTGTATGTAAACTGCTGACTTGTAATAAGAACGTCTTGTACATTGTGGATATCTTTTTTAGTAGCTTGACGAATGACAAGAGCATCCAAAATAAGCACCTCGTTTGTAATAATATGGCATCAATTTGTTATCCAATCGAATTTTATTTGTCACTTATCTGTAATGTTCAACAGATAAGCTAGTGATAGTTTAGCGCAGTTCTCATAGGCAAACGATTAACATTGGTCGTCAATAAAAACTCTAGTGCACAATGACTAGGACCAAGTTTGTTAATGCTAAGTACTCTAAATTGCCAAGCGCACTAAAGAATAAGGGGATGAGAAGTTGAAAAAAATTAGTATTGCATTTTTAGTTAGTCTTTGTGTATTTGGATTTGGCATGAAGGAGAGCCTTGCTTCATCGCCGACATATAATGTGAAATCAGGAGATAACTTATATCGTATTTCCTTACTCTATAACACTAGTGTATCAAACTTAAAAACTTGGAACAATTTAAGAAGTGATTTAATCTTTCCAAATCAAAAACTAATCGTTGGAAGCCAAGAAAAGTCTTCCAAGCAAGTGAAGAGTGAATTTACGATGAAATCAACAGCCTATACAGCTTATTGTAATGGATGCATTGGCATTACGAAAACAGGAATTGACCTGCGAAAAAATCCAAATCAAAAAGTTATCGCGGTTGATCCGAAAGTGATTCCACTTGGCACGAAGGGCTTTGTTGAAGGTTATGGATATGCGGTTGCTGGAGATATTGGGAGCGCAATAAAAGGAAATACAATCGATGTATTTTTCCCAACGAGAAGAGAAGCTTTGGAGTGGGGACGTAAAGAAGTGAAAGTACAAGTATTAGATTGAATGTATAAACTACCTGCTAATCTTCATGATTGGCGGGTTTTTTATTACGTTTTTGAATCGATTTAAGGGAGGTGTTGTATAAGGGGAGTGACTAAAGTCCGTATATGTTGAAAAAATAGAGGGACTAAAATTAAAAATGTAACAAAAATATGATTTCATTCCCGTAATCGAAATGTTACAATAATTAGAAGCTAGAAATCTAGAGTGATGTTATTTGACATGAGAGTGGGGGAACAGATGGATAATCGAAGGAAAGTTATGATAGCGTTTTTAATTATCGGGATTCCTTTGTTCATTTGGATTCAATTTTTTGAAGTGCCAAGCAAAGTGAAAATTGGGGAAGAGAAATTACAGCAAGATTCTACCACACATGAATTTGAAAAGGTGACCCAATATGAATCACCGTATATGGGGGATGCATCGAATGTCATCAATTTATTGAATGAATTACCACTCAATCAATATAAAGGCAAGATAGAACTAGATCCAGATACATTATCTCTTCTAGTGAATTATGATATTCACTCAACAGAAATTGAGCACCAAGCAAAACAAGGTGTGATATATAATTCTACAGCAATGTTTGCGCTTATTGAAAACATTCAACAAATCAATATGAAGTTTAAAGATAAAACGTATAGTGTTTCAAGAGACCGTGTGGAAAAGTGGTTCGGGACTACTTTAGTAGATTTTAAGGACCCTAAGGTATTTAAAGAGAAGGTACAAAATCCGTTGAATGAAGACTTCTCAGCATGGTTTGATGCCTATACGGAAGAGGAGTGAGAATAATAGAAATTGTTATTGTAACAGGCGCATCGAAGGGAATCGGTTTATCGTTATTAAAACAATTACAGGAAAAAGAGAAGAAAGTAATTGGCTTAGCGAGGTCAAGGCCGAGTGAAGCAAAGCATTTTGTAACGGTCGACCTTGCAGAAACCGAAAAGTTAGATGGGATTTTATCAGCGGTTATTCATGAGCATATTGCGGAAGCCACATCGTTTACGCTAATTAATAATGCTGGAACTGTAGAACCAATTGGATTAATTGGAACAGTAGAAAGCGCAAAAGTGTCAAATGCTTTATCCATTAATTTAACTGCACCTATGATTTTATGTAATACCTTTATTCGAGAATTAGAAGCATTTAGTGGATCCAAAAAGATCATGAATATTTCTTCGGGTGCTGGTCGGAAACCGTATGAAGGATGGGGATCTTATTGTACGTCAAAGGCGGGGCTCGATCATTTTTCCCGTATTATAGCTGTCGAGCAAGAGCGTGCGTCTAATCCTGTTGAAGTCGTGTCTATCGCACCGGGGATTATTGATACAGGTATGCAAGAGACGATTCGACATAGCAGTGAGGCATCATTTCCGTTACTAAATAGGTTTGTTGAATATAAAGAGCATGGGTTGTTAAGTAGTGCGGAGGAAACAGCGCATAACTTAATCAGCTTTTTGGAAACAGCTGATTTTAAGACAGCTGGACCAATAGCGGATATTCGACATTTATAAGAGAAGAAACGAGTCTTTCCGATATTTAATCTGGAAGACTCGTTTTTATTAACAGTTATCCTTCAATCATTCTTGGTTCATCAAAATCACGTAATTTTTCAATCGCCAATAAAAACGGCGGCTTATTTAGTTGATTAAGCAATTCGTATTTTGCGACGTGAACATCTACCTGATGAAGTTTTGTGACATATTGAAGGAGTGCCTCTCGTTCTTCTTTTCCACCTTCGTGTCCATCGTAAACAGCAATTGTAATCATCCCGTCCTTTTTCAAAAGACCGAGTAATTTATGAATCGCTTCGATTGTAGTATCAGGTTTTGTGATGATAGATAAATCATCACTATATGGCAAGTAGCCTAAGTTAAACATCGCACCACCAATCGGGGCTTGTACATATTTATCAACGTGCGCATGACTATCCAAAACAAGTGTCACGCGTTCAGTTAGCGCTTGTAAACGTTCCGCTGTCGAATCAAGTGCTTGCTGTTGAATGTCAAAGGCAAATACATGACCTTCTTCGCCTACATGCTCAGCTAAAAATTTAGTGTCGTTTCCATTTCCTGCTGTTGCATCGACAACGACTTCGCCTTGCAACACAGTTTGTTCAATCAGCCTTTTTGAAAGCGGTAGAACACGGGGAAGAATAATTTGACTCAAGTTGTCTCAACTACTTTCTCGTAATACTTTCCTTGCCAACTGTTACGGCGTTTTAATTCTTTGTCGATGCCGTTCAATACTTCCCACTTTGTAACGCTCCACATCGGGCCAATCATTAATTCGATTGGGCCATCTCCTGTAATTCGGTGGATAATCATATGAGGCGGCAAAATTTCTAGTTGGTCGACGACGAGGCTGATGTACTCATCCTTATCTAAAAAGCGTAGTTTTCCTTTTTCATATTGTTTAACCATTGGTGTACCTTTTAGTAAATGTAGGAGATGGATTTTAATACCTTGTACGTCTAGCTTTGCAACCTCACGTGCGGTTTCCATCATCATGTCATAATCTTCCCCGGGCATCCCGTTAATAATGTGTGTGCAGACACGAATATTGTGCTTGCGAAGTTTATTAACACCTTCTACATAGGTTGCATAATCATGGGCTCGATTAACAAGTTGGGCCGTTTTTTCATGGACTGTTTGAAGACCTAGCTCCACCCATAAATAAGTTCGCTCGTTTAATTCGGCTAAATACTCAACAACATCATCAGGCAAACAATCTGGACGCGTTGCAATAGAAAGTCCGATAACGCCTTCTTGAGCTAGGGCGGCCTCGAACTTTTCTTTTAAAACATGTAACGGGGCATGAGTATTTGTATAAGCTTGGAAATAGGCCATTGGTTTACCATCTTTCCATTTACGGTGCATCTTCGCTTTAATCTCAGCAAATTGCACGTCAATTGGGTCGACCCGATCTCCAGCGAAATCCCCGGAGCCGGCTACACTGCAAAATGTACAGCCCCCGTACGCTATGGTGCCATCACGATTGGGGCAATCGAACCCAGCATCCAGGGCGACTT
This window of the Sporosarcina pasteurii genome carries:
- the brnQ gene encoding branched-chain amino acid transport system II carrier protein, which produces MEKKLSSSSYLVIGVMLFALFFGAGNLIFPAQLGQNAGTNLWPAIFGFLITGVGLPFLGILAMGYSGSRNLQELASRIHPLYAVIFTSLLYLTIGPFFAAPRTGAVAFDIAIMPFVGDGNAQIALLIFTLVFFGITLWLSLNPAKIVDRVGKVLSPGIIILLIALLAMVVIKPMGAIESPQDSYSTGAFVTGFTEGYNTMDALASLVFGIIVINAIRSMGVTSKRGILAATAKTGVVATAFLAIIYVGIGYLGATSTERFGLFDTGGPVLSQASTYYFGTFGLVLLGVVIILACLTTAIGLMTACGEYFHTLMPKVSYKMFVVIFTTFCFVVANFGLSNIITYSIPLLMFIYPLAIVLILLTFTSSLFNHSRIVYVAATTVAFMISTIDGFKTFCEIIGIEYFEWLAPIVKFYEQSLPFYNDGLGWLLPVVTTMVVTGIIVRLQQLATVRA
- a CDS encoding carbon starvation protein A — protein: MVTFIASIVLLIVGYMIYSKVVEKAFSIDDSRQTPAYTVNDGMDYVPMSWWKGWLIQLLNIAGLGPIFGAVAGALYGPVAFIWIVVGAIFAGGVHDYFSGMLSLKHKGAQFPEIVGKYLGPFAKKSIIGVSLILMILVTAAFTAGPAQLLAQVTPLSFIGAIFVVFAYFFISAILPINKIIGRIYPIFGAVIIIMAVAIGAVLVFGNYTIPNLTLSNMHPGELPVWPLLMVTISCGAISGFHSTQSPIVSRTMKKESEGRKIFYGAMIGEGVIALIWAAAGMTFFGGTGGLQSALAAGGPAGVINEMSTTMLGTVGGVLAILAIIILPITTGDTALRSSRMIVMDAVSKWIDPDKKGTVIMATVLLGTPAFLLSMIDYTFLWRYVGGTNQITATIMLWVVVSYLLKEGRAHAHYIAGIPALFMTGVVTTYFVFAPEGLNLDYTISLIIGGALTFGVFLLYVRQIIRHKEIAAKNLVLE
- a CDS encoding GntR family transcriptional regulator; amino-acid sequence: MPIPTNFERPRRLTAKENAFQQIQEWIIDGTLKPSEKLNDVELAKALGVSRTPIRESLQLLEVQGFVEMFPGKATQVTEVEADSIIDLLPPLAVLQALSAELAIPNLTDETIQLLEETNEQFAEAIHDKQFFKALKIDEAFHQIIGDTANNPYITSLVSNLQAHVRRLFFHNSIVLTESSIQDHTDIINLMKKREGETASKIMRENWLRAIEEFRSLKN
- a CDS encoding RtcB family protein translates to MIEIKGRYNEAIVFTDVIEDTAKQQVYDLCNLEFLQDSKIRMMPDLHAGKGCTVGTTMTITDKIVPNFVGVDLGCGMICVNIDVKKKDIDFHKLDQVIRRNVPSGMKIRRKAHRNANQIPFTEILAPINEGRARNSVGTLGGGNHFIEINEDSKGKIYLVIHSGSRNPGKQISDHYQELAIQQLDSRPDRENLDRNTAYLEGEQMQDYLHDVGIAQQYAAVNRQTMAEVIMRGMGWNDINTFDTIHNYVDLDNMILRKGAISAQKDEIVIIPMNMRDGSLICRGKGNPDWNFSGPHGAGRTMSRTQARRHVKLAEFEDAMQDVWSTSVTKSTIDESPFAYKKMEDIIRHIGDSVEIVEIIKPLYNYKA
- a CDS encoding GNAT family N-acetyltransferase; translation: MDALVIRQATKKDIHNVQDVLITSQQFTYKNIFSESNIQTIIHRYYNLDRLSEEIACINAKWHGYIVAEEKGNIIGVIGGGMRDETDGEVYVLYLHPEERGKGVGTRLLNHFTKIQKYNYGAEEQWVAVAKGNEYGIPFYEARGFILQYESQSYAALDKNDISLWYKRTI
- a CDS encoding 3D domain-containing protein, whose amino-acid sequence is MKKISIAFLVSLCVFGFGMKESLASSPTYNVKSGDNLYRISLLYNTSVSNLKTWNNLRSDLIFPNQKLIVGSQEKSSKQVKSEFTMKSTAYTAYCNGCIGITKTGIDLRKNPNQKVIAVDPKVIPLGTKGFVEGYGYAVAGDIGSAIKGNTIDVFFPTRREALEWGRKEVKVQVLD
- a CDS encoding DUF4825 domain-containing protein; protein product: MDNRRKVMIAFLIIGIPLFIWIQFFEVPSKVKIGEEKLQQDSTTHEFEKVTQYESPYMGDASNVINLLNELPLNQYKGKIELDPDTLSLLVNYDIHSTEIEHQAKQGVIYNSTAMFALIENIQQINMKFKDKTYSVSRDRVEKWFGTTLVDFKDPKVFKEKVQNPLNEDFSAWFDAYTEEE
- a CDS encoding SDR family NAD(P)-dependent oxidoreductase translates to MRIIEIVIVTGASKGIGLSLLKQLQEKEKKVIGLARSRPSEAKHFVTVDLAETEKLDGILSAVIHEHIAEATSFTLINNAGTVEPIGLIGTVESAKVSNALSINLTAPMILCNTFIRELEAFSGSKKIMNISSGAGRKPYEGWGSYCTSKAGLDHFSRIIAVEQERASNPVEVVSIAPGIIDTGMQETIRHSSEASFPLLNRFVEYKEHGLLSSAEETAHNLISFLETADFKTAGPIADIRHL
- a CDS encoding class I SAM-dependent methyltransferase; this translates as MSQIILPRVLPLSKRLIEQTVLQGEVVVDATAGNGNDTKFLAEHVGEEGHVFAFDIQQQALDSTAERLQALTERVTLVLDSHAHVDKYVQAPIGGAMFNLGYLPYSDDLSIITKPDTTIEAIHKLLGLLKKDGMITIAVYDGHEGGKEEREALLQYVTKLHQVDVHVAKYELLNQLNKPPFLLAIEKLRDFDEPRMIEG
- a CDS encoding TIGR01212 family radical SAM protein (This family includes YhcC from E. coli K-12, an uncharacterized radical SAM protein.), whose translation is MDNNNFPFPTEGKRYYTWSRHLKDQFGFKVFKVALDAGFDCPNRDGTIAYGGCTFCSVAGSGDFAGDRVDPIDVQFAEIKAKMHRKWKDGKPMAYFQAYTNTHAPLHVLKEKFEAALAQEGVIGLSIATRPDCLPDDVVEYLAELNERTYLWVELGLQTVHEKTAQLVNRAHDYATYVEGVNKLRKHNIRVCTHIINGMPGEDYDMMMETAREVAKLDVQGIKIHLLHLLKGTPMVKQYEKGKLRFLDKDEYISLVVDQLEILPPHMIIHRITGDGPIELMIGPMWSVTKWEVLNGIDKELKRRNSWQGKYYEKVVETT